One part of the Ranitomeya imitator isolate aRanImi1 chromosome 10, aRanImi1.pri, whole genome shotgun sequence genome encodes these proteins:
- the FAM118B gene encoding protein FAM118B isoform X6 produces MASALHLKSERLMPVPDGVPAAKKPRKLLPSLKTKRPQELVLVIGTGISSAVAPQVPALKSWKGLIQALLDAANDFDLLEEEESKKFQKCLHEDKNLIHVAHDLIQKLSPRTSNVRSTFFKDCLYEVFDDLESKMEDSGKQLLQSVLQLMEHGALVLTTNFDNLLEIYAAHQEKHLESLDLTDEKKVLEWAQEKKQLSVLHIHGVYTNPSGIVLHPAGYQNVLRNTEVMREIQKLYETKSFLFLGCGRTVDDTTFQALFLEAVKHKSDLEHFMLVRREDVDEFKKLRENMLDKGIKVISYGTEYSDLPEYFERLANEISTKGRTGSSK; encoded by the exons GAAACTTTTACCAAGTCTAAAGACCAAGAGGCCCCAGGAACTGGTGCTGGTGATTGGAACCGGTATCAGTTCGGCTGTAGCACCACAAGTCCCAGCTCTGAAATCCTGGAAGGGGTTAATTCAGGCCCTGCTCGACGCTGCCAATGACTTTGACCTCCTAGAAGAAGAAGAGAGCAAAAAATTCCAGAAATGTCTCCATGAGGACAAGAACCTGATCCACGTGGCCCACGACCTCATCCAGAAGCTGTCACCG CGCACCAGCAATGTCCGCTCCACCTTCTTCAAGGACTGTCTCTATGAAGTCTTTGATGACCTGGAGTCAAAGATGGAGGATTCTGGGAAGCAGCTTCTTCAGTCCGTGCTGCAGCTGATGGAGCACGGCGCACTGGTCCTGACAACTAACTTTGACAATCTGCTCGAGATCTACGCCGCTCATCAAGAAAAACACCTGGAATCCCTAGACCTCACCGACGAGAAGAAG GTGCTAGAATGGGCTCAGGAGAAGAAGCAGCTGAGCGTCCTGCACATACACGGCGTCTACACCAACCCCAGCGGCATCGTCCTGCACCCGGCCGGGTACCAGAACGTCCTCCGGAACACCGAGGTCATG AGAGAAATCCAGAAACTGTATGAGACCAAGTCCTTCCTGTTCCTGGGCTGCGGCCGCACCGTGGACGACACCACGTTCCAGGCCCTGTTCCTGGAGGCGGTGAAGCACAAGTCGGACCTGGAGCACTTTATGCTGGTCCGCAGGGAGGACGTGGACGAGTTCAAGAAGCTGCGGGAGAACATGCTGGACAAGGGGATAAAGGTCATCTCCTACGGCACAGAGTACTCCGACCTCCCCGAATACTTCGAGAGGCTTGCAAACGAAATCTCCACAAAGGGCCGCACAG
- the LOC138651554 gene encoding nuclear pore complex-interacting protein family member B3-like — MNHTPPQRPAQYIIPRHIPTAAGPIYNPQTHPHSRPAQYIIPRHIPTAAGPTYNPQTHPHTRPAPYIIPRHIPTAAGPIYNPQIHPHSGTRAGLTYNPQTHPHSGPARRIIPRHIPTAAGPIYNPQTHPHTSRPDV; from the exons ATGAacc ACACACCCCCACAGCGGCCGGCCCAATATATAATCCCCAGACACATCCCCACAGCGGCCGGCCCAATATATAATCCCCAGACACATCCCCACAGCAGGCCGGCCCAATATATAATTCCCAGACACATCCCCACAGCGGCCGGCCCGACGTATAATCCCCAAACACATCCCCACACCAGGCCGGCCCCATATATAATCCCCAGACACATCCCCACAGCGGCCGGCCCAATATATAATCCCCAGATACATCCCCACAGCGGGACG CGGGCCGGCCTGACGTATAATCCCCAGACACATCCCCACAGCGGGCCGGCCCGACGTATAATCCCCAGACACATCCCCACAGCGGCCGGCCCCATATATAATCCCCAGACACATCCCCACACCAGCCGGCCCGATGTATAA